One Streptomyces sp. V4I8 genomic window carries:
- a CDS encoding magnesium and cobalt transport protein CorA: MSMIRDLRAVVRPSRVSLRKDSGAYDTTRDPATPSAVVDCAVYREGRRLESDQPLTPHQAMRQVRRDGGFVWIGLHEPTEAEFAGIASDFGLHPLAVEDAVQAHQRPKLERYDDSLFTVFKTIHYVEHDELTANSEVVETGEVMCFTGRDFFITVRHGGQGSLRALRHRLQDDPELLAKGPSAVLHAIADHVVDGYIAVADAVQDDIDEVETEVFSPGRKGTPRGTDASRIYQLKREVLEFKRAVSPLLRPMQLLSERPMRLIDPDIQKYFRDVADHVARVHEQVIGFDELLNSILQANLAQASVAQNEDMRKITSWAAIIAVPTMVCGVYGMNFDYMPETHWKYGYPVIMSITVVICLGIHRTLKRNGWL; this comes from the coding sequence ATGTCGATGATCCGCGACCTGCGTGCCGTGGTCCGCCCCTCCCGCGTCTCGCTGCGCAAGGACAGTGGCGCGTACGACACCACCCGCGACCCTGCGACCCCCTCCGCCGTCGTCGACTGCGCCGTCTACCGCGAGGGCCGCCGACTGGAGAGCGACCAGCCGCTGACCCCGCACCAGGCGATGCGCCAGGTGCGGCGCGACGGGGGCTTCGTGTGGATCGGGCTGCACGAGCCGACCGAGGCCGAATTCGCCGGTATCGCCAGTGACTTCGGGCTGCACCCCCTCGCCGTCGAGGACGCCGTGCAGGCGCACCAGCGCCCGAAGCTGGAGCGCTACGACGACTCCCTCTTCACCGTCTTCAAGACGATCCACTACGTCGAGCACGACGAACTCACCGCCAACAGCGAGGTCGTGGAGACCGGCGAGGTCATGTGCTTCACCGGCCGGGACTTCTTCATCACTGTCCGGCACGGCGGCCAGGGCTCGCTGCGGGCACTCAGGCACCGTCTCCAGGACGACCCCGAGCTGCTCGCCAAGGGCCCGTCGGCCGTGCTGCACGCGATCGCCGACCATGTCGTCGACGGGTACATCGCCGTCGCCGACGCGGTGCAGGACGATATCGACGAGGTGGAGACCGAGGTCTTCTCGCCGGGGCGGAAGGGGACGCCGCGCGGCACGGACGCGAGCCGGATCTACCAGCTTAAGCGCGAGGTGCTGGAGTTCAAGCGGGCGGTGTCGCCGCTGCTGCGTCCCATGCAGCTGCTGAGCGAGCGGCCGATGCGGCTGATCGACCCGGACATCCAGAAGTACTTCCGGGACGTCGCCGACCACGTCGCGCGCGTCCACGAGCAGGTCATCGGCTTCGACGAGCTCCTCAACTCGATCCTCCAGGCCAACCTCGCGCAGGCGTCCGTGGCGCAGAACGAGGACATGCGCAAGATCACGTCATGGGCCGCGATCATCGCCGTACCGACGATGGTGTGTGGCGTCTACGGCATGAACTTCGACTACATGCCGGAGACGCACTGGAAGTACGGCTACCCGGTGATCATGAGCATCACGGTGGTCATCTGCCTCGGCATCCACCGCACGCTGAAGCGGAACGGCTGGCTCTGA
- a CDS encoding suppressor of fused domain protein: MADVLPLVEARLRSALGEPDARAAVTFLGTDRIEVLRFQEGDLVRYATLGMSAQPMSDPTAMVADPVKGPRAELVLSVRAGLADTDKVLRPLAVLAASPQVEGVIIAPGASLDVGEPLWPGAPFTSVLVAEPGGLVEDLALDEPADPVHFLPLLPMTPNEAAWKRVHGAQALQERWLTNGTDLRDPARPPVPLE, from the coding sequence ATGGCTGATGTTCTTCCTCTGGTCGAGGCCCGGTTGCGCAGCGCGCTGGGCGAACCGGACGCGCGCGCGGCGGTCACCTTCCTCGGTACGGACCGCATCGAGGTGCTCCGTTTCCAGGAGGGGGACCTCGTCCGCTACGCCACGCTCGGCATGTCCGCGCAGCCCATGAGCGACCCCACCGCGATGGTCGCCGACCCGGTCAAGGGCCCCCGCGCCGAGCTGGTCCTCTCCGTACGGGCCGGGCTCGCCGACACCGACAAGGTGCTCCGCCCGCTCGCCGTACTCGCCGCGTCCCCGCAGGTGGAGGGCGTGATCATCGCCCCTGGCGCCTCCCTGGACGTCGGTGAACCGCTGTGGCCCGGCGCCCCGTTCACGTCCGTCCTGGTCGCCGAGCCCGGCGGCCTGGTCGAGGATCTGGCGCTCGACGAGCCGGCCGACCCCGTGCACTTCCTGCCACTGCTCCCCATGACGCCGAACGAGGCCGCCTGGAAGCGTGTGCACGGCGCCCAGGCCCTCCAGGAGCGCTGGCTGACGAACGGGACGGACCTCCGGGATCCCGCCCGTCCGCCCGTCCCGCTGGAGTGA
- a CDS encoding MFS transporter, which translates to MDPLDAGAGSILRQPKAVWATAGASVVAFMGIGLVDPILPSIASGLNATAGQVSLLFTSYFLITAVAMLVTGFVSSRIGGRKTLLLGLALVVAFAGLAGTSGSVGELVGFRAGWGLGNALFVSTALAVIVGAAAGGSAAAILLYESALGLGMACGPLLGALLGDASWRYPFFGTAFLMAVGFLCIAVFLKEQPKPARRTSLLDPIRALGHGGLASAAVSAFFYNYTFFTVLAFTPFVLNMSPYRSGAVFFAWGLLLAVFSVIVAPRLQKRFGSLKVLGGSLVLLAVDVLVLGYGDHTTAVVCTILSGAFIGVNNTVYTELALGVSDAPRPVASAGYNFVRWFAAAAAPYFAPRIEEWTGSIRIPFVVAAVTAVAGALVVAVRRGVLTDEAEELETRHATEDSVTVFAN; encoded by the coding sequence ATGGACCCCCTCGACGCGGGAGCGGGCAGCATCCTGCGGCAGCCGAAGGCCGTGTGGGCGACGGCCGGCGCGTCCGTCGTCGCCTTCATGGGCATCGGACTCGTCGACCCGATCCTGCCGTCCATCGCAAGCGGCCTGAACGCCACGGCCGGCCAGGTCTCCCTGCTCTTCACCTCGTACTTCCTCATCACCGCCGTGGCGATGCTGGTCACCGGCTTCGTCTCCAGCCGGATCGGCGGCCGAAAGACCCTGCTGCTCGGCCTCGCCCTCGTGGTCGCCTTCGCCGGACTCGCGGGCACGTCCGGATCGGTCGGTGAACTGGTCGGGTTCCGGGCGGGCTGGGGGCTCGGCAACGCGCTCTTCGTCTCCACGGCCCTCGCCGTCATCGTCGGCGCGGCGGCCGGCGGCAGCGCCGCGGCGATCCTGCTCTACGAGTCCGCCCTCGGCCTCGGCATGGCGTGCGGACCGCTGCTGGGCGCGCTGCTCGGCGACGCCAGCTGGCGCTACCCGTTCTTCGGTACGGCCTTCCTGATGGCGGTCGGCTTTCTGTGCATCGCGGTGTTCCTGAAGGAACAGCCGAAGCCGGCCCGCAGGACCTCGCTGCTGGACCCGATCAGGGCCCTCGGCCACGGCGGCCTCGCGTCCGCGGCGGTCTCGGCGTTCTTCTACAACTACACGTTCTTCACCGTGCTGGCCTTCACCCCGTTCGTGCTGAACATGAGCCCGTACCGGTCGGGGGCGGTGTTCTTCGCCTGGGGCCTGCTGCTCGCCGTGTTCTCGGTGATCGTGGCGCCGCGCCTGCAGAAGCGGTTCGGTTCGCTGAAGGTGCTCGGCGGCTCGCTGGTGCTGCTCGCCGTGGACGTGCTGGTCCTCGGCTACGGCGACCACACCACCGCCGTCGTCTGCACGATCCTGTCCGGCGCGTTCATCGGCGTGAACAACACCGTCTACACGGAGCTGGCCCTCGGCGTGTCGGACGCGCCGCGCCCGGTGGCGAGCGCGGGCTACAACTTCGTGCGCTGGTTCGCGGCGGCGGCCGCGCCCTACTTCGCGCCGCGGATCGAGGAGTGGACCGGCAGCATCCGCATCCCGTTCGTGGTGGCGGCGGTCACGGCTGTCGCGGGCGCGCTGGTGGTCGCCGTGCGGCGTGGTGTCCTCACCGACGAAGCCGAGGAACTGGAGACGCGGCACGCGACCGAGGACAGCGTCACCGTGTTCGCCAACTGA
- a CDS encoding DUF6758 family protein produces the protein MRGEPSCPKCGGRVRAPGLFADTWQCDVHGTVHPVQPVIPPSVEALGVVVHRTQVPVWMPWPLPVGWLFTGVASAGDDRSGGRATAVACSGPGPLGGMGELILVAEELGVGFGARYAGIDGPDPGSYMNVEKPPQSKVLAAGRPTPLWHVSGTPHDRAVFAGEALGMWLWAVMWPEQSGLLMYDELVLTDLRDAGAELELVPCGALSPRLLGP, from the coding sequence ATGAGGGGCGAACCCAGTTGCCCGAAGTGTGGTGGCCGGGTCAGGGCTCCCGGACTTTTCGCCGACACCTGGCAGTGCGATGTGCACGGCACCGTGCATCCGGTGCAGCCCGTGATCCCGCCCAGCGTCGAGGCCCTCGGTGTGGTCGTGCATCGCACACAGGTGCCGGTGTGGATGCCGTGGCCGCTGCCGGTCGGCTGGCTCTTCACGGGTGTCGCCAGCGCGGGCGACGACCGCAGCGGAGGTCGTGCGACGGCCGTGGCCTGCTCGGGACCCGGTCCGCTCGGCGGCATGGGCGAGCTGATCCTGGTCGCCGAGGAGCTCGGGGTCGGGTTCGGCGCGCGCTATGCCGGAATCGACGGACCGGATCCGGGGTCGTACATGAACGTCGAGAAACCGCCCCAGTCCAAGGTCCTCGCCGCGGGGCGTCCGACGCCGCTGTGGCATGTGTCGGGTACGCCCCACGACCGGGCGGTGTTCGCGGGGGAGGCGCTCGGGATGTGGCTGTGGGCGGTCATGTGGCCCGAGCAGTCGGGGTTGCTGATGTACGACGAGCTGGTGCTGACGGATCTGCGGGATGCGGGGGCCGAGCTGGAGTTGGTGCCCTGCGGGGCGTTGTCGCCGCGCTTGCTTGGGCCGTAG
- a CDS encoding PHP domain-containing protein yields the protein MRIDLHTHSTASDGTDTPAELVRNAAAGGLDVVALTDHDTTRGYSEAIAALPRGLTLVTGAELSCRIDGISMHMLAYLFDPEEPALLAERELVRDDRVPRAQGMVAKLNELGVPVTWEQVLRIAGEGSVGRPHVASALVELGVVPTVGDAFTEDWLADGGRAFVEKHETDPFEAIRLVKAAGGVTVFAHPAASKRGRTVPESAIAEMAAAGLDGIEVDHMDHDPDTRARLRGLAKELGLLATGSSDYHGSRKTCVLGEYTTDPEVYGEITRRATGAFPVPGAGGV from the coding sequence GTGCGTATCGATCTGCACACCCACTCCACCGCTTCCGACGGTACGGACACGCCGGCCGAGTTGGTGCGTAATGCCGCCGCCGGCGGGCTGGACGTCGTGGCGCTCACCGATCACGACACGACCCGTGGGTACTCCGAGGCGATCGCCGCGTTGCCGCGGGGGCTCACCCTAGTCACCGGGGCGGAGCTGTCCTGTCGTATCGACGGGATCAGCATGCACATGCTGGCCTATCTCTTCGATCCCGAGGAGCCGGCGCTGCTCGCCGAGCGGGAGCTGGTGCGGGACGACCGGGTGCCTCGGGCCCAGGGCATGGTCGCCAAGCTGAACGAGCTGGGCGTGCCGGTCACCTGGGAGCAGGTGCTCCGGATCGCCGGTGAGGGGTCGGTCGGGCGGCCCCATGTCGCCTCCGCGCTGGTCGAGCTCGGTGTCGTCCCGACCGTCGGGGACGCCTTCACCGAGGACTGGCTGGCCGACGGCGGGCGGGCCTTCGTGGAGAAGCACGAGACCGATCCGTTCGAGGCGATCCGGCTGGTCAAGGCCGCGGGCGGGGTGACGGTGTTCGCGCATCCCGCCGCGAGCAAGCGGGGCCGTACGGTGCCGGAGTCCGCCATCGCGGAGATGGCCGCGGCCGGGCTCGACGGCATCGAGGTCGACCATATGGACCACGATCCCGACACGCGTGCGCGGCTGCGCGGGCTCGCCAAGGAGCTCGGGCTGCTGGCCACCGGGTCCAGCGACTACCACGGCAGCCGCAAGACGTGCGTGCTCGGCGAGTACACGACGGACCCCGAGGTGTACGGCGAGATCACGCGGCGGGCGACCGGAGCGTTCCCCGTCCCGGGGGCCGGCGGGGTCTAG
- a CDS encoding MarC family protein, whose product MFDLAVFGSLFLTLFVIMDPPGITPIFLGLTAGRPAKVQKRMAFQAVCVAGGVITVFGLLGHQILNYLHVSVPALMIAGGLLLLLIALDLLTGKTDEPKQTKDVNVALVPLGMPLLAGPGAIVSVILAVQKAGSVATQVSVWAAILAIHVVLWLVMRYSLLIIRVIKDGGVVLVTRLAGMMLSAIAVQQIINGVTQVIRGA is encoded by the coding sequence ATGTTCGACCTCGCCGTCTTCGGCTCCCTCTTCCTGACCCTCTTCGTCATCATGGATCCCCCCGGGATCACCCCGATCTTCCTCGGGCTCACCGCCGGCCGGCCCGCCAAGGTGCAGAAGCGGATGGCCTTCCAGGCCGTCTGTGTGGCGGGCGGGGTGATCACGGTCTTCGGGCTCCTCGGCCATCAGATCCTCAACTACCTGCATGTCTCCGTCCCCGCGCTGATGATCGCGGGCGGCCTGCTGCTTCTGCTGATCGCGCTCGACCTGCTCACCGGCAAGACGGACGAGCCGAAGCAGACCAAGGACGTCAACGTCGCCCTCGTTCCGCTGGGCATGCCGCTGCTGGCCGGGCCGGGTGCGATCGTGTCGGTCATCCTCGCCGTGCAGAAGGCCGGCAGCGTGGCCACGCAGGTGTCGGTATGGGCGGCGATCCTCGCCATCCATGTCGTGCTGTGGCTGGTGATGCGGTACTCGCTGCTGATCATCCGGGTCATCAAGGACGGCGGCGTGGTCCTGGTGACGAGGCTCGCCGGCATGATGCTGTCCGCGATCGCGGTGCAGCAGATCATCAACGGTGTCACGCAGGTGATCCGGGGCGCCTGA
- a CDS encoding NYN domain-containing protein, whose translation MNDDLAALAARIDRTNELLQRMLAEVAKTPSTHAIFVDAGYLYAAAGRLVAGTEDRRAFDLDAEGLIEALIDRARTIFADSRLLRVYWYDGARRRIHTAEQQSIAELPDVKVRLGNLNANNQQKGVDSLIRTDLESLARHRAISDAALLGGDEDLVSAVEAAQGYGARVHLWGIEAPEGRNQAEPLLWEVDSQRTFDLDFFKPYVSRRTAAAYEAAGSRPTREDVRFVGAQIAAKWLAARGRESLVELLPGHPYLPGSVDQDLLVEAEGLLQYSLRGQADLRRALRDGFWEHLQAQY comes from the coding sequence ATGAACGACGACCTCGCGGCACTCGCCGCCCGCATCGACCGGACCAACGAGCTGCTCCAACGCATGCTCGCCGAGGTGGCGAAGACGCCCTCGACCCATGCGATCTTCGTCGACGCGGGCTACCTCTACGCGGCCGCGGGACGGCTGGTCGCCGGGACGGAGGATCGCCGGGCCTTCGATCTGGACGCCGAGGGGCTGATCGAGGCACTCATCGACCGGGCCCGCACGATCTTCGCGGACAGCAGGCTGCTGCGCGTCTACTGGTACGACGGTGCGCGGCGCCGCATCCACACGGCGGAACAGCAGTCGATCGCCGAGCTCCCCGATGTGAAGGTGCGGCTGGGGAACCTCAACGCCAACAACCAGCAGAAGGGCGTCGACTCACTGATCAGGACCGACCTGGAGTCCCTGGCCAGGCACCGCGCCATCAGCGACGCCGCCCTGCTCGGCGGGGACGAGGACCTGGTCTCGGCGGTCGAGGCGGCGCAGGGGTACGGGGCGCGGGTGCACCTGTGGGGCATCGAGGCACCGGAAGGCCGCAACCAGGCCGAGCCGCTGCTCTGGGAGGTCGACAGCCAGCGCACCTTCGACCTCGACTTCTTCAAGCCGTACGTCTCCCGGCGCACGGCCGCCGCGTACGAGGCGGCGGGGTCTCGGCCGACGCGGGAGGACGTCCGGTTCGTCGGCGCGCAGATCGCGGCGAAGTGGCTCGCGGCGCGTGGGCGGGAGTCGCTCGTGGAACTGCTGCCCGGGCACCCGTATCTGCCCGGGTCCGTCGACCAGGACCTGCTGGTCGAGGCCGAGGGGCTGCTGCAGTACTCCCTGCGCGGGCAGGCGGATCTGCGGCGGGCGCTGCGCGACGGGTTCTGGGAGCACCTGCAGGCGCAGTACTAG
- a CDS encoding alpha/beta fold hydrolase, translated as MTTEPVFTPPPNARAYPLHTSRGTFAVVDSPAASGVEPRGVALLLPGFTGSKEDFTLMHEPLAARGYRTVAVDGRGQHESDGPEQDESAYARGELAQDVLAQAAALGDLGAPLHLFGHSLGGQIARAAVLLDHAPFRSLTLMASGPAQISDSQRQRVKLLRDALAVMTMAETWEAILAMGPPEEVGGPASGIGGQDLLRRRWLGTKPAQLLATGRQLCTEPDRVDELAALPLPFHVLSGASDDTWPIPVLDDMAARLNARRTVIPGAEHSPNADQPLRTAQAVADFWDTLDGDRPRPTAA; from the coding sequence GTGACCACCGAACCCGTCTTCACGCCGCCCCCGAACGCCCGCGCCTACCCCCTGCACACCTCCCGCGGCACGTTCGCCGTCGTCGACTCCCCCGCCGCCTCCGGCGTCGAGCCCCGAGGTGTCGCCCTGCTGCTCCCCGGGTTCACCGGCAGCAAGGAGGACTTCACGCTCATGCACGAACCGCTGGCGGCGCGCGGCTACCGTACGGTCGCCGTGGACGGGCGGGGCCAGCACGAGTCGGACGGGCCGGAGCAGGACGAATCCGCTTACGCGCGGGGTGAGTTGGCCCAGGACGTGCTCGCCCAGGCAGCGGCCCTCGGCGACCTCGGTGCCCCACTCCACCTCTTCGGTCACTCCCTGGGCGGCCAGATCGCCCGTGCCGCCGTTCTGCTCGACCACGCGCCGTTCCGCTCACTCACCCTCATGGCGTCGGGCCCCGCGCAGATCTCCGACTCCCAGCGGCAGCGCGTGAAGCTGCTGCGGGACGCCCTCGCGGTGATGACCATGGCGGAGACGTGGGAGGCGATCCTCGCGATGGGGCCGCCCGAGGAGGTCGGCGGGCCGGCCAGCGGCATCGGCGGCCAGGACCTGCTGCGCCGCCGCTGGCTCGGCACGAAGCCCGCTCAGCTCCTCGCCACGGGACGTCAGTTGTGCACGGAGCCGGACCGCGTCGACGAACTCGCGGCCCTGCCGCTCCCGTTCCACGTCCTGTCCGGCGCCAGCGACGACACCTGGCCGATCCCGGTCCTCGACGACATGGCCGCGCGGCTGAACGCCCGCCGCACGGTCATCCCCGGTGCCGAGCACTCCCCCAACGCCGACCAGCCGCTGCGCACCGCCCAAGCGGTCGCCGACTTCTGGGACACCCTCGACGGCGACCGCCCCCGCCCGACAGCGGCCTAG
- a CDS encoding DEAD/DEAH box helicase, with protein sequence MTLPVALSGTDVIGQAKTGTGKTLGFGLPLLERVTVPADVEAGRAKPEALTDAPQALVVVPTRELCTQVTNDLLTAGKVRNVRVLAIYGGRAYEPQVEALKKGVDVIVGTPGRLLDLAGQKKLNLKHIKALVLDEADEMLDLGFLPDVEKIINMLPARRQTMLFSATMPGAVIGLARRYMSQPTHIRATAPDDEGATVANTAQFVYRAHNMDKPEMVARILQADGRGLAMVFCRTKRTAADLADQLQQRGFAAGAVHGDLGQGAREQALRAFRNGKVDVLVCTDVAARGIDVEGVTHVINYQSPEEEKTYLHRIGRTGRAGAKGIAITLVDWDDIPRWQLINKALDLKFNDPPETYSTSPHLFEELNIPAGTKGVLPRSERTRAGLGAEELEDLGETGGRGARGRGGRGGRDESRSSSSSSEGERPARTPRRRRRTRGGASLEGTAAPATGPVAAAETVETTSAEAVTAPRTPRRRRRTRGGASPEPTAAVTATSSAPEAAEAAVATAEGPSLATTEEASAKPRRRRTRKSAEPKATSGEAVPTPEAEAEAAKPSETAKVAEAVQPSEAAAAPQVAEPDEAPATKPRRRTRKATAPAEAALDTAEGTTEAVQETPEAAETKPRRRTRKATPAAEASVDTAEGTTEAVQETPEAAETTPRRRTRKATAAAEVAVDTAEAAEAKPKARRTRKTAATAEAAEIPAQTAQEPEAAETAEAKPKARRTRKATAGVAAEAAVDTAEAAEAKPRTRRTRKAAAPAEAAVDTAEGTEAKPRRTRKTAAAVAEPEAAEAKPRRTRKATAAAEVAVDTAEAAEAKPKARRTRKTAATAEAAAPAAEIPAQATREPAAAEAPAPRRRARKAAATVAEAADGTAEVKPKVRRTRKATAAVEPAES encoded by the coding sequence ATGACCCTCCCCGTCGCCCTCTCCGGCACGGACGTCATCGGCCAGGCCAAGACCGGCACCGGCAAGACCCTGGGCTTCGGTCTCCCGCTCCTGGAGCGCGTCACCGTCCCCGCCGACGTGGAGGCCGGGCGCGCCAAGCCCGAGGCCCTCACGGACGCCCCGCAGGCGCTCGTCGTCGTCCCCACCCGCGAGCTGTGCACGCAGGTCACCAACGACCTGCTCACCGCGGGCAAGGTGCGTAACGTCCGCGTCCTCGCGATCTACGGCGGCCGGGCCTACGAGCCCCAGGTCGAGGCCCTGAAGAAGGGCGTCGACGTGATCGTCGGCACCCCGGGCCGACTGCTGGACCTCGCGGGCCAGAAGAAGCTCAACCTCAAGCACATCAAGGCGCTCGTCCTCGACGAGGCCGACGAGATGCTCGACCTGGGCTTCCTGCCCGACGTCGAGAAGATCATCAACATGCTGCCGGCCCGGCGCCAGACCATGCTGTTCTCGGCGACCATGCCGGGCGCGGTCATCGGCCTCGCGCGCCGCTACATGTCGCAGCCCACGCACATCCGCGCCACCGCGCCGGACGACGAGGGCGCGACGGTCGCGAACACCGCGCAGTTCGTCTACCGCGCGCACAACATGGACAAGCCCGAGATGGTCGCGCGCATACTGCAGGCCGACGGCCGGGGACTGGCCATGGTCTTCTGCCGTACGAAGCGCACGGCGGCCGACCTCGCCGACCAGCTCCAGCAGCGCGGCTTCGCCGCCGGCGCGGTCCACGGCGACCTCGGCCAGGGCGCCCGCGAGCAGGCGCTGCGCGCCTTCCGCAACGGCAAGGTGGACGTCCTCGTCTGCACCGACGTCGCCGCACGCGGTATCGACGTCGAGGGCGTGACGCACGTCATCAACTACCAGTCTCCCGAAGAGGAGAAGACGTACCTGCACCGCATCGGCCGTACCGGCCGCGCCGGTGCGAAGGGCATCGCGATCACCCTCGTCGACTGGGACGACATCCCGCGCTGGCAGCTGATCAACAAGGCGCTGGACCTGAAGTTCAACGACCCGCCGGAGACGTACTCCACGTCCCCGCACCTCTTCGAGGAACTGAACATCCCCGCGGGCACCAAGGGTGTTCTGCCGCGCTCGGAGCGCACGCGCGCCGGGCTCGGGGCGGAGGAGCTGGAGGACCTCGGCGAGACCGGCGGGCGCGGTGCACGCGGTCGCGGCGGCCGGGGCGGCCGGGACGAGTCCCGCTCGTCCTCGTCCTCCTCGGAAGGCGAGCGCCCGGCACGCACGCCGCGTCGCCGCCGCCGTACACGCGGTGGAGCATCGCTGGAAGGGACAGCGGCGCCGGCCACCGGTCCCGTGGCGGCGGCCGAGACCGTCGAGACCACCTCGGCGGAGGCCGTGACCGCGCCGCGCACCCCGCGTCGCCGTCGCCGCACCCGCGGCGGGGCGTCGCCGGAGCCGACCGCGGCCGTGACCGCCACGTCCTCGGCGCCCGAGGCCGCGGAGGCGGCCGTCGCGACGGCGGAGGGCCCGTCCCTGGCCACCACCGAGGAGGCGTCGGCCAAGCCGCGCCGCCGCCGGACCCGCAAGTCGGCGGAGCCGAAGGCGACTTCGGGTGAGGCTGTGCCGACGCCCGAGGCCGAGGCCGAGGCCGCCAAGCCTTCGGAGACCGCGAAGGTCGCCGAGGCCGTGCAGCCCTCCGAGGCCGCCGCGGCTCCCCAGGTCGCGGAGCCCGACGAGGCCCCCGCCACCAAGCCGCGCCGCCGCACCCGCAAGGCGACGGCCCCGGCGGAGGCCGCCCTGGACACGGCCGAGGGCACCACCGAGGCCGTCCAGGAGACCCCGGAGGCCGCGGAGACCAAGCCGCGCCGCCGGACCCGTAAGGCAACGCCTGCCGCCGAGGCCTCCGTCGACACGGCCGAAGGCACCACCGAGGCCGTCCAGGAGACCCCGGAGGCCGCGGAGACCACGCCGCGCCGCCGCACCCGTAAGGCAACGGCCGCGGCCGAAGTCGCCGTCGACACGGCCGAGGCCGCCGAAGCCAAGCCCAAGGCGCGCCGCACCCGCAAGACCGCGGCCACCGCCGAAGCCGCCGAGATCCCGGCCCAGACGGCTCAGGAGCCGGAGGCCGCGGAGACCGCGGAGGCCAAGCCGAAGGCACGCCGCACCCGCAAGGCGACCGCTGGCGTCGCCGCCGAGGCCGCCGTCGACACGGCCGAGGCCGCGGAGGCCAAGCCCAGGACGCGCCGTACGCGCAAGGCAGCGGCGCCCGCCGAAGCCGCCGTCGACACGGCCGAGGGCACCGAGGCCAAGCCGCGCCGTACGCGCAAGACCGCGGCGGCCGTCGCGGAGCCGGAAGCCGCCGAGGCCAAGCCGCGCCGGACCCGGAAGGCAACGGCCGCAGCCGAAGTCGCCGTCGACACGGCCGAGGCCGCCGAGGCCAAGCCCAAGGCGCGCCGCACCCGCAAGACCGCGGCCACCGCCGAAGCCGCCGCCCCGGCCGCCGAGATCCCGGCCCAGGCCACGAGGGAGCCGGCGGCCGCGGAGGCGCCCGCGCCTCGTCGCCGTGCCCGCAAGGCAGCGGCGACCGTCGCGGAGGCCGCCGACGGCACCGCCGAGGTGAAGCCCAAGGTGCGCCGTACCCGCAAGGCCACGGCAGCCGTGGAGCCCGCGGAGAGCTGA
- a CDS encoding ferritin-like fold-containing protein: MRFMTTPDNASAVPDPSDSSAAHTGVAAQDWARASADPQYRAAVVDLLGALAYGELAAFERLAEDAKLAPTLADKAELAKMASAEFHHYEKLRDRLTEIGAEPTQAMEPFVAALDGFHKQTAPSDWLEGLVKAYVGDSIASDFYREVAARLDSDTRGLVLAVLDDTGHASFAVEKVRAAIDADPRVGGRLALWARRLMGEALSQSQRVVADRDALSTMLVGGVADGFDLAEVGKMFSRITEAHTKRMAALGLAA; encoded by the coding sequence GTGCGCTTCATGACGACGCCTGACAACGCCTCCGCCGTCCCTGACCCCTCCGACTCCTCCGCCGCACACACCGGGGTCGCCGCCCAGGACTGGGCGCGGGCCTCCGCCGACCCGCAGTACCGGGCCGCCGTCGTGGACCTGCTCGGCGCGCTGGCCTACGGGGAGCTGGCGGCGTTCGAGCGGCTGGCGGAGGACGCCAAACTGGCGCCGACGCTGGCGGACAAGGCGGAGCTGGCGAAGATGGCGTCGGCCGAGTTCCACCACTACGAGAAGCTGCGGGACCGGCTCACCGAGATCGGGGCGGAGCCGACGCAGGCCATGGAGCCGTTCGTCGCCGCGCTGGACGGGTTCCACAAGCAGACGGCGCCTTCGGACTGGCTGGAGGGGCTGGTCAAGGCGTACGTCGGTGACTCGATCGCCAGTGACTTCTATCGGGAGGTCGCGGCGCGGCTCGACTCGGACACGCGGGGGCTGGTGCTGGCCGTGCTCGACGACACCGGGCACGCGTCGTTCGCCGTGGAGAAGGTGCGGGCCGCGATTGATGCCGATCCTCGTGTGGGTGGGCGGCTGGCACTGTGGGCCCGGCGGTTGATGGGGGAGGCGTTGTCGCAGTCGCAGCGGGTCGTCGCCGACCGGGACGCGCTGTCGACGATGCTCGTCGGTGGGGTCGCGGACGGGTTCGATCTCGCGGAGGTCGGCAAGATGTTCTCGCGGATCACTGAGGCGCACACGAAGCGGATGGCTGCGCTGGGGTTGGCGGCGTAG
- a CDS encoding DUF3107 domain-containing protein, producing the protein MEVKIGVQHAPREIVLESGQSAEEVERAVSEALAGKSQLLSLVDEHGRKVLVPADRLAYVELGEPAPRKVGFGAL; encoded by the coding sequence GTGGAGGTCAAGATCGGCGTGCAGCACGCGCCCCGCGAGATCGTTCTGGAGAGCGGTCAGAGCGCCGAGGAAGTAGAGCGGGCGGTGTCCGAGGCGCTCGCCGGCAAGTCGCAGCTGCTGAGCCTCGTGGACGAGCACGGCCGCAAGGTCCTGGTCCCGGCCGACCGACTCGCGTACGTGGAGCTCGGTGAGCCGGCTCCGCGCAAGGTGGGCTTCGGCGCGCTGTAG